In the Haemorhous mexicanus isolate bHaeMex1 chromosome 16, bHaeMex1.pri, whole genome shotgun sequence genome, TATCCTCCAATCTGCCTCACAACTGTCACTGAGAGATCGCTCAGAAGACCCCCTTTGTCCCATTCCTGGCCCTACAGTGGAAAGTTCCCCGCCAAGCCAGGGGCTCTAAGACCTGAGGGAATTGCTAAGTTACTGTTTCCACaggtgcatttttctgcatgctaCACTGAGCCCAATGAGAAGAAGGGGGCACTGAgccctttttgcaacaatagccttggaagctgtcccacctcttggcctggcTGAACTTCTCCTGAGCTTTTGAGTGGTCTCCCACAGAAGACCCCTCTCGTTCATCTGCAAGCACTGTGACAGAcaagctgagatgacagaagcctctccaccagagaaaAACCCGAGAAATCCCCACGTGAGAAAGGCCGCTCCTACACtccccaaggactgggactgaagcccccagcccggggaggtGCGCGGGGGAggcgagctgaccaaagcaagatggatgttgcaggtgtgggCATTGGACCACGAAAACAATGGCCCTCGCCCACTGATATAAACTGTGTGTaccccttttccaaataccattaTTTTACAGATGATACAATagattcagttttgaaataatccccctcccccctcaacAAAAAGTGTATAATTGGAGTCCAGATGGACTGCATCTCGGAGATCTCCCCAACGTAACAGGTAGATCCTCACCTGGACTGGACCTAAGGAGTTTGTCTCTACGTTTGGTAGCTctattcccctttttctttctctctctctttctctgtctttctctcccttAATCCCTCCAtcgcattttgctgtggtcattcaataaaggtgcatttgtttggattaTTGCTGCAACACCCCCCTGTACCGTGTTGGttctttttgcaccctgagatcccttACGAACCATCATGAAACCCATTCATAGGGACGGATCGTGACAACCTGTTCTCAAGGGACTCATTCTCCACTGTCCTGTACCTGTTCCCTCGATGTGccgtcctgctcccctcccagcagtAGATTATAAAAGACCCCAAGTTAACCAAAGACTTTGAGATTCTCCCCGAGGTTTCAAGATGGATCTATTGGCCGGACCACGAGTATTTCGTGTCTATATTGGTAGCTATTCACCTCCCCCcgctttctctctctctctctgtcctttatctcctttctaatccttctatcacatctgctctgggcactcaataaaaggtgcatttgttttggttaATACTGAAAGTCCCCTGCTGTGTGTTTGCACTCTGAGATTGGTAAAACGAACCATCAGGACCCCCCTTGTCCCAGCGGATTGTGACACGGCCTGATGGGGTTGCTGCCCACAGCACGTGAACGTGATCTTCTTGGTGGTGGCTACAGTGGTTCATCTGGTCTTGCTTTCCGGTCTCCCTATCCCAGAATTACCTATGCCACCTGCTTTTCTCATACTGTGGTTCTCTGTAGTTCCTTAAATAGTCAGCCCTTATTAAGTTCACTCTTGGAATAGGGGATTATCAGCTCCCCATCATATCGAGTGCATTTGAATGCACTTGAATACATTTTGCCTGCATTCAAAATATGGTCCCTGTTTTTGATTTACTGTGGAATCTCTGTTTGTATTTTGTGCCTCTGTTGAGGATGGGATTGAAGGTACTTGAGATGATATTTCAGACTCAggtatttattgtttcttaccagtgaaacagcctcacaaccatgagttctgcagcctttcattagCAAGGCAAAAAATGGCTCActgtctcttgttacaaggCCTGGATGGTaccaaggagaccatggtgatACTGGGGATCCAAGAGACCGTGGTGACAccatggaaactcatggaaccgtGGGCATTGTAACACAGCAAGGCTTCATGGAGCCAAGAGTCAACTGCGACTCTACcaaacctcatggaaccaagggcccattgTGACACTGAAGAACTTCAGGGAACCAAGAGTCGCTTGTGACACGGGGGGTACTCATgaaaccatggagaccattttGAAACTTCAAGGCCTGATGGAAGCAAAGGGTCATTCTGGCACTTCTGAGCCTTGGAACCAAAGGGACCATAGTGACACAGTGGGgctctgtggaaccaaggggccatggtgACATTGGGGAGCGTCATTGAACCAActgtccatggtgacactgcagggcctgatGGAATCATGgacaccattgtgacactacaaggcatcatggaagcaaggggccactGTCACTCTATGGGGCCTCTTGGGGCTCAGGGGCAGTTGTGATACCATGGAAATTATGGCAACATGTGGCACCATGAAACCAAGGAGACCCTTGTGACACTACAGGAACCCATGGCACTAAGGATCCATGGAACAGTGCAGGACACATGGAACCGAGGGGCCATTGTGATGCTGTAGAACAAAAGgccccattgtgacactgtgggccCCGATGGATCCAAAGGTCCAGTTTGACattgcagggcctcatggaatcctggagaccactgtgaaactttgaggccttgttgaattaagtggccctgcagggcctcatggaaccagtgAGTCCCCTtagaaccaagggtccattgtgaccCTGTGGTACCAAGGTGTCGTGGGTTGACCCAGGCCAGATGCCAGGCATCCATGAGAGCTGCTCGctcactcccctctgcaggacagagaaaatttaataaaggactcatgggttgagataaggactgggagagatcactcatcaaatactgtcctgggaaaaacaggctTAGCTTAGAGATATGAAATtcatttattactaacaaactcagagcaggaaaaggggaaataaaataagcccctctcctccctccttccagctctacctcctaccccggcagtgcagggagacagggaaagggggttatggtcagttcatcacccatGGCTTCTGCCCTTGCTCACGGAGAGGGGTGGTTCCCCTGCTGCACCGTGGGTCCCTCCCGAGGGAGGCAGTTCTGCAGgaacttctccaatgtgagtCCATTTCAGGGGCAACAGCcctctgcaaactgctgcagtgtgagtccatcccagggacagcagtccttcccaaactgctgcagcatgggtcactcttccatggggtgcattcctccaaggacaggctgctccaacctggGAGCAGGGGCCCTCTCTCCACGGCTCTCCTACAGGGTGTCTGGgtctccagtgcctggagcacctcctccccctccttctgcactgaccttgatgtctgcagagttgttcttctcacatgttctccctctgctcttttctgactGGAGTTAAAACTGCACGACAATCtctattttagtttctttttaaatctgttatcACTGAGGCGTTACCACCGTTTGTaactggcccagccttggccagcagcaggtccatcCTTGAAGCCATCAGGGACTGGCTGTGCCAGACAcggtggaagcttccagcagcttctcacaggagccatccctgtgccccaccacTGCCAAAAACTAGGCCATGGTACCAAGGGGCTCTTGTGACTCTGGGGGGgcacatggaaccaaggggcaagggtggcactgtggggcttcatggaaccaaggagccacggtgacactgtggggcctcatggaaccaaggagccacggtgacactgtggggcctcatgaaaccaagggGCAAGGGTGACATTGTggggtctcatggaaccaaggagccacggtgacactgtggggccacgtggaaccaaggggcaaggGTGGCACAGTGGGGCCacgtggaaccaaggagccacggtggcactgtggggcctcatggaaccaaggagccatggtgacactgtggggccacatggaaccaaggagccacggtgacactgtggggcctcatggaaccaaggagccatggtgacactgtggggcctcatggaaccgAGGGGCAAGGGTGACACCGCAGGGCTTGGTGGAACTCAGGTTTGATGTGACACTGCGTGGCTTCATGGAGCCAAGGAGAGCACTGTGACActatggaacctaatggaatgATCAGAAATGATACaacttctggtttcttttaACGTAACTTCAGTCAGGGGCTTGTTTGCCCAGGTAGAGGGGAATTGAAGTTTCTCTTCAGAGGACTCTGTTCACCAAGGCTGGGTGAGGCCTGATGAGCTTAACATCTACAGATTGGGAGTGGCCAGAAGATGCACAGGAGGTAAATGAACATTAATGAACATCACCCCCAGTGTGCAGAGACACCTGGTGTGGGAAAAGATTGAGAAGGGAATCAAAGAATGAGGACTTAATTGACATCAAAGGCGAACGGATCAATCAGCAATAGCAGATGGAATACTAAGAATTGGATAATTTAAGAGCAaagaacattaatttctttggtttttttctgtataaatatgTGAAAAGCGTAGTAAAGAACAATGTGTGATGGAATGATTTTCACTGTGCAACCCGGACACGTGTGGATGGAATAATTTCTGTTGCATGTGATGGCCGCAATGACATCCTGGCAAGAATAAGGTAATGCATAAATTCTGTAACACTGAGAAGATGTTGTTggagtttctgtttttcatgcagtttcaGTGTCAGTCCAGTGAGGTCCATCACCAACACAGGCTCTTTCTGGACTCTTTAGAGAAGAGAACCGGAGGCCacgattgcacaaacctctcagagactcccaggcaaaagcaaaacccaaagtccctgggagcattaaggagcccccagggccattcctgagcaaggctccccagggactccttccagcagatccctgaggccactgggatgtggggcagggggggatgctgagggcaggacaaggggctgacagtgcccagcctggctggggctgtgccaggaggccccagtgcctcaggacaaggtgtctcctcccagcccttggtggcacagaccctgctgtgcccagggcaccaagatgtggcttctcctgggcactgcaagCCCCGCCAGCGCCCTTGGCCATGTCCAGCACAGCTTGTCCTGCgctgtcccacagctgctgctgtgtccctgcaggctgcacactCCGATCTCACtgccccctggctctgccctgccactgccagccctgccctgacctctgcccaccctcaccCTCTGTgtctggggacacacacacatgcactgagctcatccccctccttctgggtgctgctcctgccacagcactgccctgggagggttcattcctcacaggagctgctgtgtttgtactGGAGCATTTTatagctctgcttctgcctctctggCAATTGTCTCTTCACAGAGCTCTCCAAGGAAAAGATTCATTCAATTGTGGAATagcagaggtgggaagagccccctgagcccccttggcctgggtgtggctgggatggagttccctttgcccagagcacccctgtcctgctgtgcttggctcttgtggctgcagcagggctggtcccagcccaaggctttggctgtccctgagcagggctcgCCCCACATGAGGCTTCTCTGCAACCTGCTCCCCCaatgggctgggggtgggcaggtgttcctgggggcacagggatgggacagcttgGCTGGACTGACCCAAGGGCTCTTCTATTCTATGTGATGTCCAGATCAGCAGGGAAATAAGGGGGACAAGAAGGCCTCTGGATTTTCTGTATTAATACATTTGTCTTCCAAAGCAACCACTACATGTGCTGAACTCTTGTTTTCCCATGGTTTTCCTTGCTTCTGCATTTGGCCTTTGCTTTTTGGTCCCTCCAGTATTAATCTCTCTTTATGATGACCCCCAATGTTTTCACCTTATTTTCTCCTGTCTTCTGATGAaggagggacagtgacacagacactTGGCTGTCACTTGATGGCCAGAGGGGTTTAACCACAGTCACCTTGCCCAACTCTTCTCTTATGGGCACAGCCAGAAatgtcagggctctgccaggtgcccaccccTGAACTGGGCTCatgccctcctcccagccccagggctgcccagggacacgagtccttcccttgcacacacacacagagttcattgcagcacgggcaggggctccctgggctctgctgccactgccagagcATGGCAGGGACCTCAGCCCTGCGggtgtcaccctgccctgctctgccctgcctgaggTGTCCCACGgccagagggatggacacagggagctctgtgctcaggagctcgtcccagccctgcactcaggGGTTCCCAGGGGATGTTACTCTCTGGAaagtccaggagcagctgaaggagtttGTGCTCACTGGGTTTAtgtcccctcacacacacaggatGTTCAGGGCTGTGGAGTGTCCGTGCACTGCAAACACAGACTCCTGACCCGGGCACTTGATGTCCCTCCATGGAGAGAAGAAGAACCTCTGTGACCTGGGGTGAGAGGCCACTGCTGTagcagtgctggctttgcactgctgggacagcccccacCCTGATCACTGCCACActtctgctgggcactgctggtttcctctgcagggcactgtgctgggcacatccctgagaGTAACTGGGAAGGAGATTGAAGCTTTCAGGCCCTGCACTGGGGAGATGCCCTTGCAtgatggaaatgctgctgcagagcccagctctgtcccagcagtgcccacaacCTGTGCCTGCCTGCAGTCCTTGGACAGGCACACAGCATGACAGggactgagctggcagagccctgaggccCTAAACCAGCACAGGGGTTCTGAAGGTGAGTGTGGGAGTGAAGGAAGGGGAGGCTATGGAGGAGaagccctggggctccctggaAGTGAGGAACACTGgggttcctttttctcctccagctctgcccagaggcaCGGACCCTGCAGCTCTAGAAATCAGGGAGGAAAGATGTCAGGCACACATGGCAATACAGAGTTCTTTAATTTGTGTTAGCATATATGTGTAGTACATATATGCTGGTTTTCCAGTATCTGGGTGCAAAAAGAcagataaatattaaaataaaaatactggagTCAAACATTGTTCTGTGAACAAATTCACAAAAGTTTAACACCTGTGTAAACGGCAAAAAAGACAGGACACAGAGTGAGAATTAAAGAGTAACATCATAAGAGATATGCAGAAGAATGAGAGTTTATTGCTTCTGAAAACCATTTGTTATCATTTTCGTCAGGCTattcctgagctcctggttcctcaggctgtagataagggggttcagggctggaggcaccaccgagtacagaactgacactgccagatccagggatggggaggagatggaggggggCTTCAGGTAGGCAAATGTgccagtgctgaggaacagggagaccacagccaggtgagggaggcaggtggaaaaggctttgtgccgtccctgctcagagggtatcctcagcacagccctgaagatctgcacataggagaaaacaatgaacacaaaacaaccaaaagcTAAACAGGAACCAACAGCAAGAAATCCAAGTTCCCTGAGTTGggagtgtgagcaggagagcttgaggatgtgtgggatttcacagaagaactggcccagggcattgccgtggcacaggggcagggaaaatgtattggctgtgtgcagcagagcattgagaaaggcactggcccaggcagctgctgccatgtaggcacaagctctgctgcccaggagggtcccgtagtgcaggggtttgcagatggacacgtagcggtcgtagcacatgatggtcaggagggaaaCTTCTGCTGAATAGAAAAGGACAAACAGAAACAcctgagcagcacatcctgagtaggagatgtccctggtgtcccagagggaattgtgcatggctttggggacagtggtgcagatggagcccaggtcgctgagggccaggttgagcaggaagaagaacatgggcgtgtgtaggtggtggccgcaggctacggcgctgatgatgaggccgttgcccaggagggcagccagggagatgcccagcaagaggcagaagtgcaggagctgcagctgccgcgtgcctgccagtgccagcaggaggaagtggctgatggagctgctgttggacatttgctgTCTCTGGCCATGGGGAGCTGTTCAAGGAGGAGACAGTGACAAGTCAGGGCAGACTTTCCTGAGCAATGTCCAAGCcctttctcccagcccttcccctctgttccccccagttttccttctctcagcaCCCTTCCCTTCAgccctgtgcctggagctctgctgggatctgGCCCTGTTGCTGTGATGAGCAGGGGCTCTGTCCACAGACCCCGAGGGGTCAGCTCTACTCTGCAGCAGTGGGGTCATGGGAATGTGGACAGGGGCCACTCCTGGGATTGGATTCCATCAGCCCAAACTGCTCCTGAGGCAGAGGAGCTTGGCAGAACCTCCTGTCCCAGGTTTAAGGAGCCGTGATGGCCAAAGGCAGTTTGAGAGGGTTTCCCGCTGAgc is a window encoding:
- the LOC132334686 gene encoding olfactory receptor 14J1-like, with the translated sequence MSNSSSISHFLLLALAGTRQLQLLHFCLLLGISLAALLGNGLIISAVACGHHLHTPMFFFLLNLALSDLGSICTTVPKAMHNSLWDTRDISYSGCAAQVFLFVLFYSAEVSLLTIMCYDRYVSICKPLHYGTLLGSRACAYMAAAAWASAFLNALLHTANTFSLPLCHGNALGQFFCEIPHILKLSCSHSQLRELGFLAVGSCLAFGCFVFIVFSYVQIFRAVLRIPSEQGRHKAFSTCLPHLAVVSLFLSTGTFAYLKPPSISSPSLDLAVSVLYSVVPPALNPLIYSLRNQELRNSLTKMITNGFQKQ